A single Brassica rapa cultivar Chiifu-401-42 chromosome A04, CAAS_Brap_v3.01, whole genome shotgun sequence DNA region contains:
- the LOC103863527 gene encoding uncharacterized protein LOC103863527 — MTKDWINIHRPLFGAFLETPILESNKERILRTVPRGWNYYGNFEENDYGRIVIVWDPRVTLDVYTATAQSVTCGVTILSENITLTVTFVYGFNLVEERTSLWVSLAELQASTPVSDHPWCVLGDFNQMLRSSHHSNHLSARTDDSGMDEANLGLQDAQLFEAQAKGLSFTWRNYFLDPSQSDHALCLFRMPAHTRQVVKPFKFFHHVIDHPEYAETVGEAWNCGLIPGTVQFKLVRSLKMLKKPLRRLNKRHFSGIFQRVKAQKEIVDDLQKRLLTSPDVSTARAEHLERDKLNCLLKAEEKYYRQRSRVRCADVGDRYTPFYHRVVAHHASKNHIHFLKDSNDNLLYAVEDIKAHAADYFQGILGSMDLPFSSTTTEELRNLLPFRCSDLQQSYLSRPVTAAEIKAILFSMPLNKSLGPDGYSVEFICASWHTVGEDLTKSVSEFFRNGRLLKDMNTAAIALIPKKTQACSLGNYRPISCCNIVYKLISKIIANHLKPILSQCVSPN; from the exons ATGACCAAAGATTGGATTAATATCCATAGACCACTTTTTGGAGCTTTTTTGGAGACTCCTATTTTGGAGAGTAATAAAGAGAGAATTTTGAGAACTGTTCCGAGGGGATGGAACTATTATGGGAATTTTGAAGAAAACGATTATGGTCGTATTGTTATTGTTTGGGACCCGAGGGTTACTTTGGATGTCTACACTGCAACAGCTCAATCAGTCACTTGTGGAGTCACCATTTTGTCGGAAAATATCACTTTAACTGTCACCTTCGTCTACGGGTTCAACTTGGTCGAGGAGCGTACAAGTCTCTGGGTGAGTTTGGCTGAGTTACAGGCTTCTACTCCAGTATCAGATCATCCCTGGTGTGTCTTAGGAGATTTTAACCAGATGCTGCGGTCCTCTCATCATTCAAATCATCTATCTGCACGCACCGACGATTCTGGTATGGATGAAGCAAATCTTGGTCTACAAGATGCTCAATTGTTCGAAGCTCAAGCTAAAGGACTCTCCTTTACTTGGAGGAACT ATTTTCTTGACCCCTCCCAGTCTGATCATGCTCTGTGTCTGTTCCGGATGCCGGCTCATACGCGCCAGGTTGTTAAACCATTTAAATTCTTTCATCATGTTATAGATCATCCAGAATATGCAGAAACGGTAGGTGAAGCTTGGAACTGTGGGCTGATACCGGGAACTGTTCAGTTTAAGTTGGTTCGATCGCTAAAGATGTTAAAGAAACCGCTGCGCAGACTCAACAAACGACACTTTAGTGGTATTTTCCAACGGGTCAAGGCTCAGAAGGAAATTGTCGATGACCTGCAAAAGCGTTTGCTTACCTCGCCGGACGTGTCTACTGCTCGTGCTGAGCACTTGGAACGTGACAAGCTGAACTGTTTACTTAAAGCGGaggagaaatattatagacagAGATCAAGGGTGAGATGTGCTGATGTTGGAGACCGTTACACGCCATTTTATCATAGAGTAGTCGCTCATCATGCCTCGAAGAACCACATTCATTTCCTGAAAGACAGCAACGACAACTTGCTGTATGCGGTGGAGGATATTAAAGCGCATGCTGCTGATTATTTCCAAGGCATTCTTGGCTCTATGGATCTTCCTTTCTCTTCAACCACTACCGAGGAACTAAGGAACCTGCTCCCCTTTCGCTGTTCCGATCTACAGCAAAGCTACTTGAGCCGTCCTGTTACTGCTGCTGAGATAAAGGCAATTCTATTTTCCATGCCGTTAAACAAGAGTCTCGGGCCAGATGGGTACTCTGTAGAGTTTATATGTGCATCATGGCACACTGTGGGAGAGGATTTAACAAAATCTGTCAGTGAGTTTTTTAGGAATGGTCGGCTCCTCAAAGACATGAACACGGCGGCTATAGCGTTAATCCCTAAGAAGACTCAAGCTTGTTCATTAGGTAACTACAGACCCATTAGTTGCTGCAACATCGTCTATAAGCTTATCTCCAAAATCATTGCGAACCATCTCAAGCCTATTCTCTCGCAGTGTGTGAGTCCAAACTAA